A region of the Sideroxydans lithotrophicus ES-1 genome:
AATTCGAGACGCTGCAGTCACGATATCCGTATGGGCGTTATGCGCAGCAGGCGCAGATGGAAATCGCCTACGCCTACTATAAGCACAGCGAACCGGCACCGGCGATAGCCGCACTGGACCATTTCGCAAAGATGTACCCCATGAGCACGCATCTGGATTACGTGCTCTATCTCAAGGGGCTCATCAACTTCAACGAGAACATCAACAGCCTTTTCGGCACCATGTTCAAGCAGGACCCATCGGAACGGGATCCTTCGGCATTGCGTGAATCATTCAATTCGTTCAAGGAACTGGTCACGCGCTTTCCCGACAGCAAATACGCACCAGACGCCAAACTGCGCATGCAATACCTGCTCAATTCACTGGCCAGTTCGGAAATACATATCGCCAGCTATTACCTGCGGCGCGGAGCCTATGTCGCTGCCGCCAATCGTGCCAAGAGTGTATTGATCGACTTCCCGAATACTCCGCAAACTCGCGAAGCCCTGCAGATACTGGTACAGGCCTACGATGCGATGGGGATGGAAGTCCTGCGCGACGACACGCAGCGTGTACTTTCCCTTAATGTCGCCAAAGACGGCAACCAGCCCGCCATCAAGGAAACACCACGGAACAGCTCGCCGTGGTGGGAATTCTGGGACTGATGCCGTGAAGTTCTGTCCGGAATGCGGCGCCCCCGTCGCGTTGTCGCTGCCACAGGATGACCACCGCGAGCGTCACGTCTGCACCGTCTGCAACACCATCCATTATCAGAATCCCAAACTCATCGTCGGCGCGATCCCCGAGTGGCAAGATGGGCGTATCTTGCTTTGCCGCCGCGCCATTGAACCGCGTCATGGACTGTGGACACTCCCTGCGGGGTTTATGGAGAATGGCGAAACAACGGCACAGGCAGCCGCTCGCGAAACGCTGGAAGAAGCCAATGCCCGCATCGAGATACTTGATCTCTATGCGATGTACAACCTGCCTTACATCAATCAGGTACAACTGCTTTATCGGGCAACGCTGCTCGATCTGGATTTTTCACCTGGCGTGGAAAGTCTTGAAGTGGAACTGTTCGGCGAAAACGAGATACCATGGGACACGCTCGCCTTCCGCCCGATACGCTACACTCTGGAACACTATTTCGCCGACCGCAAACGCGACGAATTCATTTTCCGCAACACCGATCTGACGCCCCCGACACGCTGAACCCACAACGGAATATCTGAATCAGCAGATCAGCTTGTTGTCGCAATTCCGGGTTTGATAATGCAGCTTGCATGCACTGACCAGCCAGGCAGTCTGGTGAACGAATCGAATCGCATAAATGATCAGACAAAAAAAGAAGAAACAATGATCAATATAAATAAAGCTGCAAGACCCACGGCTAGTTTTTTTAATGACTGTTCGGTTTGTTTTTTGTGTTGAGCGTATAGATCTTCGAAATTGTTTGGCAAAATGACTTCCCTTTAGAATGTATCCGGTTTCGCTTCCGGAGCGAATGTGCGAACTTTGATTCTTTCCCGTTTATAGTTCGCTGCGCCCACTTCAAGGCTGTCGGAAATAACAGCATCACAAAACATACTTCTCTCAATCCAGCCGGGTTCGGACTTGTGCTTCTCCTGAAAGTTCAAGGTAGCCATCAGTTTTTCTGGAAGCCCCTGCTCTGGTCAAAACTGCAAATCAAACATCGCCGCGTATTCCAATTCAGATCGCATGCACTTTCGTTGCATATGTATTTTCAATTGATCAGGCGCATTCAAATAACATGATTAATATTCATATGGTTGACCTGGCTAAGGTGCGTTATCCAGCGCTGTCTTCACGGGGTAATACTTGACTTTATTTCTTGGTTATGGCAGTGTATTTTCACATCAGCTATCGCTCAACACAGAAAGTAGTAGTCGCATGGCGAGTTCTGATTGCCACTTTTCGTAACAGTAATGCGTACAGGAGGTAATCATCATGGACACGACCTTAAAATCCAGCCACGGCAAAACATGGCTCGCAGATGATGGAAATTTCTATACTGAGCTTGGCGCACTTGCAGTCGATTTGTTATTGATTTCTTTTTTGCTGGTTTGATCTGAGTGATCAATTTCGTTGCTGGCCATTCGTGCCGGTGCAACAAAGTGTATTGCCAGTACTGTTTTGATGCAGTGCGAATTTGAATCGAAAATTAGGACAATGCAGGTTAGGCGCATGTGGTGAAGCCTGTGTGCATTTTTTCAATCGAAGCTGACTATCCCTTGTTTAAATCCTCATTATCATCACTGATTGTTTTCCGCCTTGCATTTTGTCTATGCAATTATCAATATTGATAAAAGGCCTAATACAGGCCCCTCTACACTGTTTTTTATAGCATCACATTTTCTTTACGCTATATTGGCGATGCCTTTACGGAGCCGCTGGTAGCATGTTTCCAGTGGGCTAACCGAAATCTCTAATGCCCTCTCTGTATCCTTGCGATAAAAGGACAGAAATAATTCATCCGCACTTCAACTAAACTAAAAGGGAAATCATGAAATCAGTTATCGTCAGCATGACAGTAGCAGCAGGATTGATGGTTGCAGGTAGCGCAATGGCAACCGAGATGCCAGCTTTGGCCAAGAAGAACGGCTGTACCGCTTGCCACGCAATCGACCATAAGGTGGTCGGCCCGGCATGGATGGATGTGTCCAAAAAATACAAGGGCGCAAAAACATATAAATATTCCAACACTGGCTCGGCTGCCGCCAATGCCAAGGAATATCCCCTGGTTGAAGGCTTGATGATGAAGGTTTCCAAGGGTGGCCATGGTAACTGGGGTTCTGCAGCCATGATCCCCAACGATCCAGCCGGCAAGAAGCAAGGCGAGATCAAGGAGTTGGTCGAGTTTGTATTGGGCCTGGACAAATAAGTCTAGGACGAACAATAAAAAAGCCGGCAATAGCCGGCTTTTTTATTGTTCAAAATTCAGATGACCACGTCACAGTGCACATGTAATTCCGATTCAGTTCGCGCGATGGCCGCGCTCAAACCTGTCATGCCTTTCTTCGGAACTGCCAGATTTTCCCCGATTGAACTTTCTGCGTCGATCTGAACTGGCTTTGAACATTTCCAGATTCTGCCCACGCCTGCGCTCAAACTCCATTCGGCGCACCTGTGACGACCGCGACTGCTCCAGCCGATGCTGGTCATTGCGTCTTCCTGCTACCTGCCCTTGACCATGTCCTGACACACTCCTGCGCTGGTTCACGATGTGACTGAGCCGCTCCCTATGCAGAGACCTGAATTTCCTGATGCGATCTTCGCGCATCTGATTGAGGCGGCCATGCAATATTTCTTTACGTCGCTGAATGCGCTCTTCGATCCGGAGTCTGCGAACTGCGAAGAAGTGCGGACGCCGGGCAAGGAAGAAAGGAGCGATCACTCTGCCTTTAGGAGCAAATGCATACTTCCCCGGCGTAACTTCGGCTTCGCCTTGCGCCGTTCGCAGCACAGTCGCCCCTTCGTTGACATTGTCATAGGTACCTGGCTCATCGCCATCTCCCTTATCAATCACGGTGGTCTCATGGTCGGTACCCCGGATGCCGATCGTGGCAGTAGGCGTAGTCAATCGATAGGCAGAAGTATTGAATTTCCCTATCCAGCCGGTGATGGAGCGAATCGAGCCTTTGAGCAGCGACATGAATATCTTGTCAGATGAATCGCCCTCAGCCTTGTATTCGTCCACGCGAAATACGCTATTCGGCCTGATCGCGATGATGCCACCATCTTCTGTTACAAGATGAACTTCGCCTTCGGACCCGGAGTTTATCGTCTGACCTTCGAATATCTTCAAACCGACAGAAACAACTGTGGTCTTGCCTGACTGATCTGCGATATAGGCCTTGCCGGAAAGGGCGTCAACGGTACCAAACAGCTCCGCCGAATACGCGAAATTGCAAACCATCAGTGACGCCAATATTGCAAGTACGTTTCTCAATGGCCCCTCTCGAGTTCTTGCGCGACCCCGTTTCGTTTCAGGATTTTATTTTAATGCAAACACGACGAATTGGTCATTTACGGCAAGATACGTTGATCAACTGGATCGAGTTCTCCAAATCGACCATCGCATGGGACACTTTGGGCAACCGGAGCAGAGGCGGCCGAGATCGCTATGCCACCTGTTCCGCCCAAATGGGAGATCAAATTACGATAGCTTCAATTGTGCCTTTGATTTCCGGCCTGGAGTTGCGGGAGGAATGTAGCCAGATATCCGGCATTTTATCCCCTCTATCTTCTTGCCCTTTTCAAACCTGATAGAAAGGCATGACATCACCTGACCCTTGGCAGTCAGTTCAGATAGATATACCCGCGTCTTGGAAAGCGGGATTCCTGTAGCTTTAGCTATTTCAGAATCGAGATGCTCACCACGCGTTTTCAGGTATTGCAGTATTTCGTTCATAATTATCGCCTGAAGGAATCGATTTCAAAATGATAAGAGGCGGTTCTCACCGCCCCTTGAATGAAAACCAGTCTTGAAGATCAGACTTTAAGCAAGGCCAGCCCACGCGGCAATCGATGCTGCAGCAGCAGCAAGCCAACCAAATGCCAGATTAAACTTTGCATCTTCTGGAATGTAATTGCTGTTTGTTTTGTCGCTCATTCTGAATCTCCTTTATCTAAAGTCACCGTTAGAAATCTAACGCTAAACCCGCCCTTAACTATCTGGGCAACGATATGACTGGAGATTCAGACTTTAGTTCTACCGCTCGTCCCTTGAGCGTTGCCGCCTGTCGGTGACGCCTGAAAGCCATTTATGATCAATTACTTCTTTGTTCCGTTAACTGTTGCCTTCAGCGTTGCACCAGCCTTGAATGCAGGAACTTTGGATGCTTTGATCTTAAGTTCAGCACCTGTTGCCGGGTTGCGACCAGTTCGTGCAGCACGCTTGCGCACTTCAAATGTCCCGAAACCAACCAGAGCTACGTTATCGCCTTTCTTGAGTGTTGCGGTAACGATGTCGATCAATGCAGCGATATTGCGATCTGCGTCAGCCTTGCTGCTCCCAGTCTTTTCTGCCAATGCGTCGATGAGTTCTTTGCGGTTCATGAGTAATGACTCCTTGTTGTTATGGGTGAAGTACCGACACGGATTGTTGTAGATATTGGCGTGGCTGGCAAGGGAGAATTAGCCTTATCCCAAGAAGGTCAATGCTCCGATTCCTATCCCAAGGCCAATCGTTAATCACATGCTATTGATAATTATAATAATTTGCAGAACAAGCCCTGATTCCGCTACTTCCTGCTTATCCCCATGGCTTTAAAAAATCGTGGCGCAAGATCGGGTTGATTCTCCTGATTGGCAAAGTGCCCAGTCATCTCCTGGTCAAGCAGGCTAAGGCGATCCGCCAAAGCTGGGTGCGTCTTGAACATCAGTGCCACACTGGAGTCGCTTGGATTGATCGATTGCAGGGTCTGCAACACCGCAGGCAGGCCATAAGGATCGTATCCTGCACGAGCAGCGATCACCACGCCCATACGATCGGCCTCGAACTCGTCTTGCTTGTCCAGACCACGCGCATACACCTCTGTGCCCGCACTGACCAGTTTGGAGAATCTGGGATCCCCACCATTGCTCCTGATCGCATCGTTCGCCAAATCTGCCAGCAACTCGGTACGAGCCCCCTTCTTGATGGCCTGCAGATGATGTTTGCGCAACACGTGTGATATCTCATGTGCCAACACGCCAGCCAACTCGGCCTCGCTGTTCATCTGGGCCAAAAGCCCTTTGGTGATGAATACATAGCCACCAGGCGCAGAGAATGCATTCACATCGTTGTCGTCGAGTACACCAAACTGCCACGGTAGATCGGGGCGTTCCGTTTGCAGGGTGAGCCAGCGTCCAACACGATTCACATATTCCTGTACTGGGGGGTTATCGAGCAGTGGCGCAGCACCCAGCAAGTTGCTGGCAATGCCCTCTCCCAAAGAGATCTCCTGCGGCTCGTTGATGTCTGCGTTGGCCTTCTGGACTTTCTGAACGGCTTCCGCCGCTTTTTTCCAGTCAATACTGCCGAAATCAAAGGCGGCGGCTGGAAGCATGCTACCCAGCAAGCACAACATGGCTATCGCTTGATTCGTTTTCATCATTGGCCTCCGTTCAGATAACCGACGCTCTGCGCGTGCAGCTTGCCTTCCGCAGCAAAGCGTTGCGCCTCCTGACGGCTCACCACATAACGTTTCCCTGCCTGCAATGCCTGCGGGTTGGGTTTGGTGTTTTTCAGTTGCTCCTCCGAGAGACCACGTATGCCGGTGGTCACCGTACTGTTGCTCCTGCCGGTGGAAGCAACGTTGAACAAGGCCATCAGTCCGTTGTCGCCGCGCTTGCCTTGCCCGTTCGCTTCCAGACGCAGGCTCAACATCTTCACCCAGCCGGTGAATGAGGGTGATTTGACTTCCGTCCAGCTTGCACGCCGTCCCAGAACCTCGACTCTGCTGCGTGGCGGCAACGATGTCAGCGTCTGCGCATCGCTATATGGTTTGGCTTTGAGTTCGGTAGGACGTATGGTGTAAGCATATTCCGCTGCCCAGACTGTCGGCACCAAGCCGAACAGTAAACAAATTGCGATGATGTGTTTCATTCCTGCTTGCCTCCTTTTTCGACTGGTGCGAACAATTCCACCTCCTGCTCGCGCCCTTTGACTTTGAACGACCCAAATGATTTGAACTCGAACGCATCGCCACATGCGTCTTTGGTCTCGCGCGACACCAGGATCCGCGATACCCCTTTGGTCAGTCCTTCGATGCGGCTGCCCAGATTAACGGTATCGCCAATGGCGGTATATTCGCGGCGCTGATCGGACCCGATCAAACCCACCACCGCGGGTCCGGTATGGATACCGATACCGACATCAAAAGCAGCATCTTCCTCGCCCAACTCATGCTTGAAGCGCTGCAACACCCGCCCCATCTCCAGCGCCGCTTCCACGGCATGGCGCGCATGATCCGGGTCATCCAGCGGCGCGCCCCAGAACGCCATGATGCAGTCACCGATGAATTTATCCAGCGATCCTCCATGCCGGAAGACTACTTCGACCTGCAAAGTGAAATAGCGGTTCAACAGGTCTACCACCTGCTGCGGTGTGCGTTTTTCCGATAGCGTGGTGAAGCCGCGAATGTCGGAGAACAGGATGGTGATCTGGCGGCTTTCACCTGCGCGACTCAAACCGCCGTGCGCCACCAGTTCCTGTACCACGTGTGGATTGACGAAGCGGCTGAACATCTGCACCGCCTGCTCGCGCGACTTGCGTTCGCGCAAGTATTCTTGCAGTGCAAAAACGAAGTAGCAGCTCCATGCCAGCAGCAATGGAGACAACACAGGAAGCAGCAGCAACTGCGCGACTGCCCAATACGACCCCAACAACAGCAACAGCGTGACCGCCAGCAAAACCAGGCCGACTTTGAGTGCGTTCACACCCCGCATGAAAGCGATGCTCAACAGCCCCAGCATCAACAGGGAGATCCCGACAGCAAAGCCTTCATCGGCCTGGCGCATCATGCGACCATTCTTCAGGTCATCTATCGCTGTCGCCAGTATCTCCATCCCGGGATACAGACTTGCCATCGGTGTTACCCGCACATCATGCAACCCGGTAGCTGCAGTCCCGATGATGACAATCTTGCCTTTCAGCTCGTCAGCCGCACGCTGGGGATGTTCACGATTGAAGTCCTCATACAGGTCGGCATACGAAACATGCTGAAAAGAGCCTGGAGCTCCGCGCCAAGCCAGTATCAAGTCCGGTTGCTGCGGTACGGCATAACCCAAATCCTTGGCCACCCTGGCCGGTAACGATGGAATCAGCCAGCCATGAGCATCGTTATACAACTGGTAACGCCGCCCCACCCCGTCGGAATCCTGCACAAAGTTGATCGTACCTGTACGCCAGTGAGCCGGATCGACTGCCAAGGGTGGCAATATGGCAATGTGCGCATCTTCATCGGCATGGTCGGTGCGCTGCAAACCCAGCAAATCCGCCACCTGGGAGGCAGGCGCCCCCTGCCGGTCCATCTCCGCATCGCGCCTGACCATCGGAAAATAAACGTTGCTCACGCCTTGCAGGGATCGATTGAATTCGCGATCGCTATCCGGACGGAATTCATCACGCTCGCTGAACAGGATATCGAACACGATGGCTTTGGGATGCTGCCGTGCAATGCCTCTTACCATTTCACCATGCACTGAACGCGGCCACGGCCAGCTGCCGGCACTTTCCTGCATGCGCGCAAGGCTGGAATCGTCAATATCCACGATGACGATGTCTGCATCCGGTTTCAGGCTTTGTGCCTGTTGGCGCACGAACCAATCGGACAAACGATGTTCCAGCGGGGAGAGCGCGTGCAGCCAGGACAACTCAACAATGGCCAGAGTAAGGAACAAGGCACCGATACGCAATGAAGTTCGGCGCCTGTTTGAGGTGGGGGAAATATCCATAGATGCACATACTAATCGCTTTGCACGGATTGCAACAAGATGGATGCAACAAGCCATGCTTTCCCCCTATAATCACGGCTATTCTTAAGTTCCGTCCAACTTTACATGCCCCAGATGCGAATCTTCATGCTGCTTGCAAGCCTGTTGCTGACAGGTTGCAGTTCCGTCAGTCTTAGCAATTATGGACAGCAGAAAGACCCGTTCGAGTCGTTCAATCGCGGTGTTTTCGTATTCAATGACGCGCTTGATCGGGCTGTTGTCAAACCGGTAGCAAAAGGTTATAGCGCAGTGATGCCAGTTCCTGCAAAGACCATGGTCAACAACTTCTTCTCCAATCTGGACGATGTGGTGGTCACCGCCAACGATCTGCTGCAACTGAAATTCAAGCAGGCTATCAGCGATGCCAGCCGCGTGATCTTCAACAGCACGTTTGGTGTGTTCGGCCTGTTTAACATCACTGACCGCCTGGAAAAGCATAATGAGGATTTCGGCCAGACTTTAGGGTACTGGGGAGTACCTACCGGCCCGTATCTGATGTTGCCGATACTGGGACCGAGCACGATCCGCGATGGAACGGGACGCTATGTAGATGGCTTCTCCAGTGTCATCAGCAACACCAAGCATGTTCCAACGCGCAATACCGCCTGGGCCGTTGAAGGTGTGGATACCAGAGCCGGTCTGCTGGAACAGGAGAAAGTGCTGGATAGCGCGATCATCGATCGTTACAGCTTCATACGGGATGCCTATCTGATGCACCGGCAAAGCCTGGTCTACGACGGCGACCCGCCGCGACAAAAGTTCGATGATGATGAATAAGAAAACGGCGGGTATTCCCCGCCGTTTTCATTCCGCCGAATTCCCGTTCGGTCACAACCCGCTACGCAACGCCTCGATCCGTTCATCCAGTGGTGGATGGGTCATGAACAGCCTGGAAAACCCGCCTTGACTGGAGATTGCCATCGCCGCCATGTTCTGTGGCATCGCGGCCTGCTCATGGTTCAGCTTCAGGCGCTCCAGAGCGGCAATCATCTTTTGCCTTCCGGCCAGATTCGCGCCGCCTGCATCGGCACGGAATTCACGTTGACGCGAAAACCACATGACGATCATGCTGGCAAGGATACCCAGTACGATCTGGGCGGCGATCTCAGCCACGAAGGCGCCGACACCGGGGCCGTTGCGCGGGTCGTTCTTGAGCAGCACACGATCCACCAGGATACCGACGATCTTGGCAAAAAAGACCACAAAGGTGTTGACCACCCCCTGGATCAGCGCCAGCGTCACCATATCGCCGTTGGCGACGTGGCTGATCTCATGGCCCAGTACTGCTTCGGCTTCATCGCGGCTCATGCTGTGCAACAGGCCAGTGCTCACGGCAACGAGCGCGCTATTCCGGTTCCAGCCGGTGGCAAAGGCATTCACGTCCGGCGCATCATAGATCGCCACTTCCGGCATGCCGATACCCGCAGCCAGTGCCTGACGGCGCACGGTTTCAACCAGCCAGCGCTCGGTCGGATCCTGCGGGTTTTCGATCACCTGGGCGCCAACCGACATCTTGGCCATCCATTTGGACATCAGCAGCGAAATGATGGAGCCGGAAAAACCGATCACTGCCGACATCACCAACAGCGCATTGAAGTTGATCGCACCACTTTGATCCAGCACCCGATCCACACCCAACAGGCGCAACACGATGTTGATGACCAGCAAGACCGCAATATTGGTCAGAACGAACAAAAATATACGTTTCATTGCTTAACTCTCCAAAGGTACGAATTTACGCGGCGCGCAGTGTAACACTCTTGCCGTGGACTGCCAGATGCGGGCAAACCCACGGTTTTTCAAGCCCAAGAGTCTCTACACTCAGCCATTTTTGAATGTCCGTAGCGCAAAAAGTTGCATCACCTTGCCAGCCATGGGGAATCATCGCCTAAACCAAAACTATGATTGACATTTGGTCGAGCACATCACTAGGATAAGCAAAATAACTCGAGGTGACTGAAATGGCCGATCGTTACACGCATACTGCTGTCACCCTGCACTGGCTGATCGCCCTGCTGATCTTCGCCACTTTTCCGTTAGCGCTATACATGACCGGCCTGCACCTGTCGCCTCTGAAATTGCGCTTGTATGCCTACCACAAATGGGCGGGAATGATCGTGCTGATGCTCGCTTTAGTCCGCATATATTGGCGTGTCACGCACCGTCCTCCAGCCATGCCGGATAGCATGGTGAAATGGGAGAAACTCGCCGCTCATGCCATGCACCATGCACTTTACTTGCTGATTTTCATCATTCCCATCACCGGCTGGCTGATGAGTTCCGCCAAAGGTTTCCCGGTCGTCTTGTTTGGGGTACTGCCTTTCCCGGACATGGTTGGCAAGAACAAGGAACTGGGCGATCTGCTGCAGGAAGTGCATGAAGTGCTCAATTACACCATGCTCGGCTTGGTGATTGCCCACGTCGCTGCTGCGCTCAAGCATCACTTCATCGAACGCGATGACATCCTTAAGCGTATGGTTCCATTCCTCAACAAGGGGGCATAAGGATACAATCCTTTTCCCGCATCTGGAATTGATAACATTCAAGGAGAACTGCCATGAGTAAATCACTGCCAATCCTTCTTGGTGCGTTACTCTCCATTCCTGCTTATTCAATGGATAACTACACCATCGATCCGACACATACCTGGCCCATGTTTGAAGTGAATCACCTGGGTTATTCGACACAGCGCGGGCGCTTCAACAAATCGAGCGGCAAGATAACCCTCGATATCGCTGCCAAGCAAGGGAGCGTAGATATCACCATTGACGCTGCCTCGCTCGACATGGGTTTCGCCAAGTGGGATGAACACATGAAGGGCGAGGAGTTCTTTAATGTCGTGCAATATCCGACCATTCACTTCATTTCCGACAAACTGATCTTCGACGGCGATAAAGTTGTCGGAGCGGAAGGCAAGTTCACTTTGCTTGGCACGACCCGTCCGCTTTCCTTGCAGGTCGATAACTTCCATTGCGCACCGTTTCCGCTGACCCGAAAGATGCACTGCGGTGCGAACATCTCCGCAACCATCTCTCGCACCCAGTTCGGCATGGCCAAGTTCGTTCCCATGGTCAGCGACGAGGTCAAACTCTTTTCCCCGATCGAGGCCGACAAAGATTAAAGCCAGTCTCGAACCGAAAGGGAAACCGTCTCGCAGCAAGGACTACAGTCAACTCATAGTATTGAAAAGCAATAAGCCCACCTGATTCAAAACCAGGCGGGCTTATTGGGGAATTCCGGCTTGAAACTTATTTCTTGTCAGTAGATTGCCTGGCTTCCTTGTCGGCTTTCTTCTTGGCCTTCTTTGCTGCTCTGGCGGCTTTCTTGTCTGCCTTTGCGCCATCCTTGGCTACCGGCTCCTGGCTTGCCTTCTCGGCCTTTGTATCAGCCTTCTTGTCATCCTTGCTCTTCCTCTTGTCAGCCTTGGCGGGCTTCTCTTCCTTGCCTGTGGTGCTCGCACCGCTCACAGACAGCTCGGAACGCATCTTAGCCACGGTCTTGTCGCCGAAACCTTTGACATGCTTCAGATCTTCCACACTTGCAAACGGGCCATTCTTGGTGCGGTAGTCGATGATGGCCTGCGCCTTTGCAGGACCGATACCCTTGACTGCATCCAGCTCATCCTTGCTCGCCGTATTCAGATTGACCGCTGCAAACGCCATGCCGGTAAATGCAAAGAACATAGCCAGCACCGACAATAACTTCTTCATGCTTTTCTCCTTTTCTATGAACGACAGATGTCGCACAGAAGAAACGCAGTAGCAATCATTAAGTTGACCGTTTCAGCAAATGATTTACATAGCGTGCTGTGCCTTGCTCAACGGTCAGGAACGGCTGCTCGTAACCGACCTCGCGCAGGGCAGTCATATCGGCCTGCGTGTAGCTTTGATACTTTCCCTTCAGCTGTTCCGGGAAAGGGATATATCGTATGAGTTGCTGCTGATGCATCTGCTCCAGCGTCAAAGCACCTTCACTATTGGCTGCGCGCAGGGTGTTGATGGTCGC
Encoded here:
- a CDS encoding outer membrane protein assembly factor BamD, which gives rise to MRHSLAVFLLLTLVACSSDPSKEGQNLTADELYAKAQASMQDENYEKAVKQFETLQSRYPYGRYAQQAQMEIAYAYYKHSEPAPAIAALDHFAKMYPMSTHLDYVLYLKGLINFNENINSLFGTMFKQDPSERDPSALRESFNSFKELVTRFPDSKYAPDAKLRMQYLLNSLASSEIHIASYYLRRGAYVAAANRAKSVLIDFPNTPQTREALQILVQAYDAMGMEVLRDDTQRVLSLNVAKDGNQPAIKETPRNSSPWWEFWD
- a CDS encoding NUDIX hydrolase, which codes for MKFCPECGAPVALSLPQDDHRERHVCTVCNTIHYQNPKLIVGAIPEWQDGRILLCRRAIEPRHGLWTLPAGFMENGETTAQAAARETLEEANARIEILDLYAMYNLPYINQVQLLYRATLLDLDFSPGVESLEVELFGENEIPWDTLAFRPIRYTLEHYFADRKRDEFIFRNTDLTPPTR
- a CDS encoding c-type cytochrome produces the protein MKSVIVSMTVAAGLMVAGSAMATEMPALAKKNGCTACHAIDHKVVGPAWMDVSKKYKGAKTYKYSNTGSAAANAKEYPLVEGLMMKVSKGGHGNWGSAAMIPNDPAGKKQGEIKELVEFVLGLDK
- a CDS encoding FecR family protein; its protein translation is MRNVLAILASLMVCNFAYSAELFGTVDALSGKAYIADQSGKTTVVSVGLKIFEGQTINSGSEGEVHLVTEDGGIIAIRPNSVFRVDEYKAEGDSSDKIFMSLLKGSIRSITGWIGKFNTSAYRLTTPTATIGIRGTDHETTVIDKGDGDEPGTYDNVNEGATVLRTAQGEAEVTPGKYAFAPKGRVIAPFFLARRPHFFAVRRLRIEERIQRRKEILHGRLNQMREDRIRKFRSLHRERLSHIVNQRRSVSGHGQGQVAGRRNDQHRLEQSRSSQVRRMEFERRRGQNLEMFKASSDRRRKFNRGKSGSSEERHDRFERGHRAN
- a CDS encoding helix-turn-helix domain-containing protein — protein: MNEILQYLKTRGEHLDSEIAKATGIPLSKTRVYLSELTAKGQVMSCLSIRFEKGKKIEGIKCRISGYIPPATPGRKSKAQLKLS
- a CDS encoding HU family DNA-binding protein is translated as MNRKELIDALAEKTGSSKADADRNIAALIDIVTATLKKGDNVALVGFGTFEVRKRAARTGRNPATGAELKIKASKVPAFKAGATLKATVNGTKK
- a CDS encoding M48 family metallopeptidase codes for the protein MMKTNQAIAMLCLLGSMLPAAAFDFGSIDWKKAAEAVQKVQKANADINEPQEISLGEGIASNLLGAAPLLDNPPVQEYVNRVGRWLTLQTERPDLPWQFGVLDDNDVNAFSAPGGYVFITKGLLAQMNSEAELAGVLAHEISHVLRKHHLQAIKKGARTELLADLANDAIRSNGGDPRFSKLVSAGTEVYARGLDKQDEFEADRMGVVIAARAGYDPYGLPAVLQTLQSINPSDSSVALMFKTHPALADRLSLLDQEMTGHFANQENQPDLAPRFFKAMGISRK
- a CDS encoding CHASE2 domain-containing protein, giving the protein MRIGALFLTLAIVELSWLHALSPLEHRLSDWFVRQQAQSLKPDADIVIVDIDDSSLARMQESAGSWPWPRSVHGEMVRGIARQHPKAIVFDILFSERDEFRPDSDREFNRSLQGVSNVYFPMVRRDAEMDRQGAPASQVADLLGLQRTDHADEDAHIAILPPLAVDPAHWRTGTINFVQDSDGVGRRYQLYNDAHGWLIPSLPARVAKDLGYAVPQQPDLILAWRGAPGSFQHVSYADLYEDFNREHPQRAADELKGKIVIIGTAATGLHDVRVTPMASLYPGMEILATAIDDLKNGRMMRQADEGFAVGISLLMLGLLSIAFMRGVNALKVGLVLLAVTLLLLLGSYWAVAQLLLLPVLSPLLLAWSCYFVFALQEYLRERKSREQAVQMFSRFVNPHVVQELVAHGGLSRAGESRQITILFSDIRGFTTLSEKRTPQQVVDLLNRYFTLQVEVVFRHGGSLDKFIGDCIMAFWGAPLDDPDHARHAVEAALEMGRVLQRFKHELGEEDAAFDVGIGIHTGPAVVGLIGSDQRREYTAIGDTVNLGSRIEGLTKGVSRILVSRETKDACGDAFEFKSFGSFKVKGREQEVELFAPVEKGGKQE
- a CDS encoding MlaA family lipoprotein; translated protein: MLLASLLLTGCSSVSLSNYGQQKDPFESFNRGVFVFNDALDRAVVKPVAKGYSAVMPVPAKTMVNNFFSNLDDVVVTANDLLQLKFKQAISDASRVIFNSTFGVFGLFNITDRLEKHNEDFGQTLGYWGVPTGPYLMLPILGPSTIRDGTGRYVDGFSSVISNTKHVPTRNTAWAVEGVDTRAGLLEQEKVLDSAIIDRYSFIRDAYLMHRQSLVYDGDPPRQKFDDDE
- the htpX gene encoding protease HtpX; this translates as MKRIFLFVLTNIAVLLVINIVLRLLGVDRVLDQSGAINFNALLVMSAVIGFSGSIISLLMSKWMAKMSVGAQVIENPQDPTERWLVETVRRQALAAGIGMPEVAIYDAPDVNAFATGWNRNSALVAVSTGLLHSMSRDEAEAVLGHEISHVANGDMVTLALIQGVVNTFVVFFAKIVGILVDRVLLKNDPRNGPGVGAFVAEIAAQIVLGILASMIVMWFSRQREFRADAGGANLAGRQKMIAALERLKLNHEQAAMPQNMAAMAISSQGGFSRLFMTHPPLDERIEALRSGL
- a CDS encoding cytochrome b, with product MADRYTHTAVTLHWLIALLIFATFPLALYMTGLHLSPLKLRLYAYHKWAGMIVLMLALVRIYWRVTHRPPAMPDSMVKWEKLAAHAMHHALYLLIFIIPITGWLMSSAKGFPVVLFGVLPFPDMVGKNKELGDLLQEVHEVLNYTMLGLVIAHVAAALKHHFIERDDILKRMVPFLNKGA
- a CDS encoding YceI family protein, translated to MSKSLPILLGALLSIPAYSMDNYTIDPTHTWPMFEVNHLGYSTQRGRFNKSSGKITLDIAAKQGSVDITIDAASLDMGFAKWDEHMKGEEFFNVVQYPTIHFISDKLIFDGDKVVGAEGKFTLLGTTRPLSLQVDNFHCAPFPLTRKMHCGANISATISRTQFGMAKFVPMVSDEVKLFSPIEADKD